A genome region from Bacteroides stercoris ATCC 43183 includes the following:
- a CDS encoding glycoside hydrolase family 130 protein: MDIAKRCEQNPLLAPKNLKAGIDGMEITCLLNPGVFRYQDKIWLLLRIAERPIQKEGIISFPIYNKEGKIEVVSFSKDSPDLNASDPRVISYKGKDYLTTMSYLRLVSSTDGIHFKDEPEFPPIFGKGELETFGIEDCRVATTEDGFYLTFTEVSPVAVGVGLIHTKDWKNYVRYGMIFPPHNKDCALFEQKIGGRYFAFHRPSSPELGGNYIWLAESPDRLHWGNHKCVAVTREGMWDCARIGAGAAPIKTDRGWLEIYHGADFNHRYCLGALLLDLEDPSKVIARSEDPIMEPIAPYEQTGFFGNVVFTNGHYVDGDRITMYYGASDEVICKAEFSIKEILNTLK, from the coding sequence ATGGATATAGCAAAAAGATGTGAGCAGAACCCTTTGCTTGCGCCCAAAAATTTGAAAGCAGGCATAGATGGAATGGAAATAACATGTTTGTTAAACCCTGGAGTTTTCAGGTATCAAGACAAAATATGGCTACTTTTGCGCATTGCAGAACGACCTATACAAAAAGAAGGTATTATTAGTTTTCCTATATATAATAAAGAAGGTAAAATAGAGGTTGTTTCTTTTTCAAAGGATAGTCCTGATTTGAATGCGTCAGATCCTCGGGTAATCAGTTATAAGGGTAAGGATTATTTAACAACAATGTCATATCTAAGATTGGTTTCGAGCACTGATGGCATTCACTTCAAGGATGAACCAGAGTTTCCACCAATTTTTGGAAAAGGTGAATTAGAGACATTTGGTATTGAAGATTGTCGTGTTGCTACAACAGAAGATGGTTTTTACCTTACTTTTACGGAGGTATCACCTGTGGCAGTAGGGGTGGGATTAATTCATACTAAAGATTGGAAGAACTATGTGAGATATGGAATGATATTTCCGCCACATAATAAGGATTGTGCTCTGTTTGAACAAAAAATAGGTGGTCGATACTTTGCTTTTCATCGCCCAAGCAGTCCAGAGCTTGGTGGTAATTATATTTGGTTGGCAGAATCTCCTGATCGTCTGCATTGGGGAAACCACAAATGTGTGGCAGTAACTCGTGAAGGAATGTGGGATTGTGCTCGTATAGGTGCTGGTGCGGCTCCTATCAAGACTGATAGAGGTTGGTTGGAAATTTATCATGGAGCCGATTTCAATCACCGTTATTGTTTAGGAGCTTTGCTCCTTGATTTAGAAGATCCTTCAAAAGTAATTGCAAGAAGTGAAGATCCTATCATGGAACCTATTGCTCCTTATGAACAGACTGGTTTTTTTGGAAATGTTGTTTTTACAAATGGACATTATGTAGATGGTGATAGAATAACAATGTATTACGGAGCAAGTGACGAAGTTATTTGTAAGGCGGAGTTCTCTATTAAAGAAATCTTGAATACGCTAAAATAG